Part of the Dermatophilus congolensis genome is shown below.
CAGGATGGCGTTCTTCGCCAACGGGCAACCCCACTTGGCTGCCCTCATCGACGTCATCAAAGCGGTCCTGCAGTTCGGATTCCTCTTCGCTCTCGTTGCCCTCGGCTGGACCGAAGTTGGCATCCTCACCCTCAGCTGGGGAGTAGCTGGAGTTCTGTCAGCCATCGTCGGCGCGTTGCTTCTGCGTAGCTGGCCTCGACTCAGCGCCACCGGCGACTGGTTCCGCGACAAACGTGACCTGGTCAAGTACCTCTTCGGCATGTATGTCCTCGGACTCGGCGCAGCACAGCTAGGGCAGCTACTCATCCCCGTTTTAGGCAGCACCCGCGACTCCGGATCAATCCGTGGTGTAGACACCCTGCGCGGCCCACTCAATGTTCTGGGCCAGGCTGCGCTCGCATTTGCTGTGCCGGAGATTTCTCGTCGCGCAGAGATGGGACCCAAAGCCCGCATGCGCGGAATGTGGGCGCTGTCCATCGGGACAGGCCTTCTTTCAGCGTTCTACGTGACTGTTTTGCTGCTTATCCCGCACGATGTGGGCTTAGCCCTCTTGAACGAAACCTGGGATGGCACCCGCGAAGTGATCCTGCCTATGGGTGTCCTTTCTGTTGTAGCGAGCTTCACCTCCGGGGCAGGTGCGCTGCTGCTGGGTATGGGGCTAGCCCGCCGCACCTTCCGCATCAATGTGCTTAAAGCCCCGCTTTTGCTGGCGATGCTCATTCCGGGAACATACTTTTGGGGAGCGTTCGGTGCGGCCTGGTCGATGGCTCTAGCAGAGATCATCATCATGCCGTTCTGGTATTGGGCTGCCATCCGGGGTGCTTACGGGCACTATGACCATGAGATTGAGCGTGACCACGCCTCTGAGACTTCTGCTGAAAAAGCGAAGGAAGACAACGCCTCCTGAGCAAAGGGCTCGGCGCGTCGATAGCGGCGCTACGGCATCCGCTAACGTTGCATGCATACCCTTCCCGTGTATAGACGATGACACGGGAACAGGTGATTCACGATGGAGACCCCCCTCAACGACACGCCTACGCTCACCCGCCGCGCAGTGATCAGCGGGGCCTTAGGACTAACTGGTCTGGCATGCCTAAGCGCCTGCGGAACAAACAACAAAACCGCAGACCAAGGCACAAAAGGCCACAACGACTCCTCTTCCACACAAAACCCAACAAACACCCCCGGTACACCTGCCCAAATGGCAGCCCGAACCATCGTTCCCGTCCTGTGCTACCACCAGATCCGTGACTGGACCAGCGAAGACACCGAGTACACACGCAGCATCCTCGTGCTTCCCCCAGACAGGTTCTCCGCACAACTAGACGCCATCAAAAACGCTGGCTACACCACCATTTCTGGCGACCAATACCACCAACACATCACGACAGGTGCCCCGCTACCACCCAAACCAGTGATGCTCACTTTCGATGACGGCAAAGACAACCAACACGCACACGCCTTCCGCATCCTCAAAGAAAAAGGCATGACCGGCACCTTCTTCATCATGACCGTCGTTATCGGCAACAACGGATGGGTCACCAAAGCCAACATCAAAGAAATGGCCGACGCCGGAATGACCATCGGCGCCCACACCTGGGACCACCACCGCGTCGACCAATTCACCCAAGCCCAGCTGCAACAACAACTTCTCGGCCCCAGACAAACACTGGAAAAAATCACCGGGAAACCTGTTCTCGACCTCGCCTACCCCTATGGAGTCTGGGACGCTGACGGCGCCGACCTAGTGAAAAAAGCCGGATATCGGGCGGCTTATCAACTTCAAGACAAACCCGTTGACCCGACCCGGCCGCTCTACACCATCCGCCGCCAGCTCGCTGGCGCCACAATCACTGCCGAAAACATGCCAAAAACCCTGCAAGGATTCGCCACCGCCGGGAAAGACCCTCGCTATAGCGGCTAGGGCATGAGCGCAGTTCCGCCGGATCAACATCGAAACCTGCGGGCTCGGCCCCCAGCACAACGACCTTCGCTCCGAGATCGAATCAGCCATAGACGAAGAATGCGCCAGGCGTCGGTAACCCAGATTCCAGAGCTAGCCCAGTCGAGGGCCACTTTTAACCTGAACTGACCGACTGCGGCAGAAGAAGACGGCGGCGGTCAAGAATCGGCCGTCCGAGGCGAACACAGAACCACGACAGCACAGTGCCCCTTCTCGACCACGCGGGCATTTGGCAGACACCCCTAGCCCCCATCAAGGAAAAGAAATGACAGGCCGCCTCAGCTTCCCGTAGCGGCCCACCACGATCAAGCAGTAGCAGGCGGGTTAGCGGACTGCACTTCAGGACCCGTCGACTTGCCCAGATCCTCAGCATTTTCGTCCCACTCCTGCCACGTCTCGTGACGTTTCTCATCACTTTCGGCCAGAGCACCCTGCAACGCATCTTCATCCAAGTGATCGACATACAAAATGCCGTTCAAATGGTCGATCTCATGCTGCAGGCAGCGAGCAAACAGCCCCACACCCTCCAGATGAATCGGGTTACCCCGAATATCGAAACCATCTGCACGCACCCGCGTAGGACGCGTCAACTCAGCAAACGCACCCGGAACAGACAAACAACCCTCTTTGTCTGTCACCGTCTCGTCCTCATCCAGCACCGTGTAAGTCGGGTTGCACATGTGACCCACATGCCGCACCTCATACGCGTCCGGGCAGTCATACACAAACAGCCGCAACCCCACACCAACCTGCGTGGCAGCCAACCCCACCCCGTTAGCGCACTCCATCGTCGCGAACATGTCATTGACCAGTTCGCGCAACTCCTTAGACCCAAAATCAGTGACGTCAGCAGCAGGCTCGTGCAGCACGCTCTCCCCACGCACCGTGATCCGCAACCGCTTACCTCGCCGCACCTCCACCAGAGGATCCGGCAGCTTATTCACAGGCTCACCCATGAACCGAGGCCGAGAATCCCGACCTCCCACCAGCGACGATGAACGCGACTGGTCACGGCTGAACGATCCAAAAGAGGAAAAGCTGGGGCACATGTAAACCATTGTCCCCGATCCGTGCCCCACGGGAAGACCAGCACGAGCGCCGCGCCGACAACACCTCTAACCAACTCGCCCAAGACCGGCCAATCCCCTAGAAGTTCGCAAGATCTACATGCCACTGGGCGTATGGCACACATTCCGCAACGGACGCCCCTGACGCAGCGCCATCACGTTCTGCACAATCAACTCATCCGCGCCCAACGGCCGCCCACCAGCAGCATGCGGCGTAATAAACACATTCGGCGCACTCCACAGCGGTGAATGCGATGGCAACGGCTCCACCGAAGCAACATCCAACGCCGCACCCCCCAAACGCCCCTGACGCAACGCCGCCACCAACGCATCCTCATCCACCGTCGACCCACGCCCCACATTCACCACCAACGCCGTATCAGGCAACAAATCAATCACCCCCGCATCCAACGCCTTCACTGTCGAAGCAGAATGCGGCAACACCATCACCAGCACATCAGTACGCGGCAACACCGACGCGAACTCATCCGAGGTCACCACCGGAAAACCCGCACGCTCACCAGCAGAACGCGCAACCCCCGTCACCTCTGCACCCAACGCCCGCAACACCGGCGCCAACGTCTGACCAATGCTGCCAAACCCCCACACCGTCACCCGCGCACCAATCAGCGTGGTTGCCCGACCGTCTTCACGACGCATCGTCTGCACGCCACCAATGTCGTCATTCCACTCACAACGCTCCTGGCTCACCCACGCTTGCGGCAACTGCCGCAGCAACGCCAAAACCAGCGCAAGAGCATGCTCGGCCACCGGACGATCATGCAGACCAACCCCGGCACAAACCGTCACATCCTCCCCAAATCCCGCAGCCAACACCGCATCCGGACCAGCCGCTAATGCCTGCACCAACTGAAGATCGGTCATGGTGGCCGCAGCATCTGCCAACAGCTGTGCCCCCTGACCCCACACCACCAACACCTGCGCATCACGATGCTGCGGCGGCACCCCACCAGATCCGGAATACCGCACCACCTCCACCCCAGAACCAGCTGGGAAAATCGGCGCGGGACCGGTGTATTCCACAGGAAGCAAAACCTTCATCAGTGAACTCCTCACTCAGCAACGTTGCATCAACCACGTTCGCCCCCCCACCCCACACCGCACGCAATAGACACGCCCACAAACACGACTGCACACCACGCACAGCGTGGCCACCGCAGTACGCCCGGAGGTCGGTAGGCTGAGCGGCGTGCTGACGATGCAAGACGCCCTCATCAAGCTCAACGAATACTGGACCGAGAAAGGCTGCCTTACATGGCAGCCAAATAACACCGAGGTCGGTGCCGGAACCATGAATGCCGCCACCGTTCTACGTGTACTTGGCCCCGAACCCTGGGACGTCGCATACGTCGAACCGTCAGTGCGCCCCGACGACTCCCGCTACGGCGAAAACCCCAACCGTCTCCAAACCCACACCCAATATCAAGTCATCCTCAAACCCGAACCAGGCGACCCCCAAGAGCTCTACCTCGGCAGCCTCGAAGCTATCGGCATCGACCTGGACGCCCACGACGTGCGCTTCGTCGAAGACAACTGGGCCCAACCTGCCATCGGAGCCTGGGGACTTGGGTGGGAAGTCTGGCTTGACGGAATGGAAATCACACAATTCACCTACTTTCAGCAAGTAGGTGGCCAAACCCTGGACCCCATCCCTGTCGAACTCACCTACGGGATGGAACGCATCATCATGGCCCAACAAGGCGTCACCGACTTCAAAGACATCGTCTACGCCATCAAACCCAACGGCGAACACATCACCTACGCGGACGTATTCCTCCAACAGGAATACGAAATGAGCCGCTACTACATCGACGAAGCAGACGTTGAGGCTAACCACGCCCTCTATGAGCATTACGTCGCCGAAGCCCAGCGCATGATCGACGCGCGCCTTCCCGTCCCGGCACACCAGTACGTGCTCAAATCCAGCCACGCCTTCAATATCCAAGACTCTCGCGGAGCAATCTCCACCACCGAACGAGCCAAAGCCTTCGGCACCATGCGTCGTCTTATGCGCGACACCGCGGCCCTATGGATCGAACGCCGTGAAGAACTCGGCCTACCGCTCATGCGTGAAACCCCACGCAGCGAATTCACCCGCGAACCCCTCGACACCACCACCCTGCCATCCACGCCTCAAACCCTCGCTGTGGAAATAGGTGTCGAAGAACTACCCCCGCACGTTCTTCCCCAAACCATCGACGCGGTCCGTGAAGCTCTCACCACAAAACTCGCCGCCACTCGCCTGAGCCACGGCGACATCACCGTTGAAGGCACCCCCCGCCGCATCGTTGCCATCATCAACGACCTCGCCGCCGTTGAACCCGACGCCGAACAACTACGCAAAGGCCCCAAGTGGAGTGCTGCGTTCGACGCCGAGGCAAACCCCACCCGCGCACTGCAAGGCTTTATGCGCGGTCAAGGAGTCACTGAAGAACAGATCATCAAAGCCAGCATCGGCGGCAACGACCACGCCGCCGTCGCTGTGAAAATCGCTGGCCGGGGTGTACTTGAGGTCGCCAGCGAAATCATCACCGAAACCATCGAATCCCTCCGCGCTGAAAAGAACATGCGCTGGAACGACCCCAACCTGTCGTTCTCCCGCGCCATCCGCTGGCTTGTAGCGCTCTGGGGATCGAGCGTCGTACCCGTCGACGTCTCCAACGTGCACTCCGGACGGCGCACCTACCTGCAACGCACCACCGCAAGCACCGCCTTCACCGGCCGCCGCGCAGACGGAGCTGCCGTCGGATGGGTCGACATCCCCGACGCGAACGCACTTACCAGCACCATCTGCGCCGGGCACATCGAGCTATCCACCCAAGCGCGCCGCGACGCCATCATCGAACAAGCCACCGCCCTTGCCGCCGAAGTCGGCGGAACCATCGACTTCGATACCTACGCCGAACTCGTCGACGAAATCACCAACCTTGTCGAAGACCCCCACGGCGTCCTCGGGCACTTTGACGAGCGCTATCTAGACCTACCCGAGAAGGTACTCGTCACCGTCATGCGCAAACACCAGCGCTACCTGCCTGTCTACGGACCCGACGGCACCCTCAAACCCCACTTCGTCACCATCGCCAACGGTTTATGCGATGACAATGTCGTCCGCGCCGGAAACGAATCCGTCATCCGTGCCCGCTACGAGGACGCCCTATTCTTCTGGAACAGCGATCTAGCCGAAGACACTCTCGAATCATTCATCCCCGGCCTAGAAAAACTCACCTTCGAGAACCGCCTCGGCTCGGTAGGTATGCGCGCCCGCCGCATCGCCGATGTGGCCACCGCGCTGAGCACACGTCTGGAACTCGCTGACACTGAACGAGACACCCTCACCCGCGCAGGAACACTTGCCAAATTCGACCTCGCCAGCAAAATGGTTGTCGAAATGAGCTCACTAGCTGGGTTCGTTGCCCGCGAATATGCCCGCATTAAAGGCGAAACCGAGGCTGTAGCGACTGCCCTGGCTGAAATGGAAGAGCCGCACACCTCCGCGGACCCAGTACCGGCTACCCTGCCCGGAAGCCTGCTGGCCCTGGGGGATAGGTTTGATCTGCTGGCAGCCATGTTTGCCGTCGGAGCCAAGCCCACCGGTTCCTCAGACCCCTACGGACTACGCCGCGCCGCACTCGGCGTGGTTCGCATTCTGCGCGAGGCAGCAGGTACCCCGCTTGCCGGAATCACCATTGCCGACGGCCTAGCAGCTGCGCTGGAACGGCTACGCGAACAAGGAATCGAACCTGTTGACGGTGCCGACCAAGCCGCGCTGGACTTCACAATCGGCCGTTACGCACAACTGCTCCGCGATGAAGGTATCCCCGCTGAGGTCATCACCGCGATCCTGCCCGCCGCGAATGCACCCGGACGAGCCGCTGTACTCCTCAACCAGATCACCGAGCTCATGAACTCCGATAGCACCAGTCACGAGTTCGCTGACGTGGTCGCAACCATGGTGCGCATCGTGCGTATCATCCCCGCCGGAACCAACGCCGGGATTGACCACGACCACCTGAACGAACCCGCTGAAAAAGCCCTCGCTAACGAGGTCCAATCCCTCCAGAGCGCCGGAGACTGCCCCGCCAGCTCCTCGCTCACGGATTTCGTGCACTCCGCAGGAACACTCGTCACAACAGCGGCAACATTCTTCGACGACATCCTCGTCATGGCCCAGGATCCAGCAGTGAAAGCAGCCCGCCTAGGACTGCTCGCTAGCGTTCTTGACCTCGCTCCCGAAGGCATCGACTGGAAAGCCGTAGATATCGCTCTCACTCAACGCGGATAACCAGCCAAAAAAGGGGGGGGATCCATGGAATCCATGGATCCCCCCCCTTTTTTGGCCCAGAAAACTTCTTCAACAAGCCCCCGAGCACCACCGGCCTTAAATACAACCCACCACCCACACAGCTCGCGCTATGAAACTGCATTTGCCCACGCCAACCACATAGAGCCGCCACAGACACGACATCCTGAAAAGACACCCCGCAATTTATATGCGAGTTGGATACGACAATACGGGACTCAAACGCCCTCACCCCGTTGAATGGTGAAAACCACCAGGGACAAGTCGTGAGGGGCTGACACAGCTGATGTTGGGCGGATTCGCACGTAACCGAAAAAACCACGAGGACCGTGCCGCGGACGCACATCACGCGAAAACCACCAGCGATCACAACCTCAACGAAACCAGCACCCCAGCCACACCCAACACCAAAATCATCAAACTCACCCGCGGGCACATCAGCGGAGTAGTAGCAGGGCTCGCCGCAGCGGGCATCGTCACCACTGGCGTGCTCAGCGTCGGAGCAGCCACCACCACTCCACCGCCAGCCACATCCCCGGCCACCTCTACCTCACCGGCCACCACCCCCAGCGGGCATCCCCTCACCCCCGTAGAAGCAGCACAACTCATCCAAGCTGCGATGAAGACTGCCTCCGCCGCAGCCGTGCCCCCAGCAAGCAAAGTCACCGCTGCCCCCGTGAACGGCACCATCCCCGCACGCATGGTCCTGGCCTACAAACGGGGCGAATACCTCGCTGCTAAACGCGCACCTTCCTGCAAAATGCCCTGGTGGCTCCTCGCCGGAATCGGCCGTGTCGAATCCGGACACGCATCTAACGGCGACGTCGACGCCAACGGAGTCACCCGAACCCGAATTCTCGGCCCACGCTTAGACGGCCAAACCCCAGGAATCGCCCGCATCAACGACACCGACCACGGTGCCCTCGACGGCGACACACTCTTCGACCGAGCAGTTGGCCCCATGCAATTCATCCCCGGCACCTGGAACGCAGGTGCCGGCACAGACGGCAACGCAGACGGAACCGCAAACCCCTCCCAAGTTGACGACGCTGCTGCCAGCGCCGCCCTGTATCTATGCGGCGGCGGCGGAAAAATGACTAACAGCACCGACCTCGCTAAAGCCATTCTGCGCTACAACAACTCAAGCCAATACGTTCAAGACGTCATCGCCGGAGCCATGGCCTACCGAGATGGCCGCGTCCCAGTCACGCCACCGCGTGAAGTCCACGCAGTACCAAGCAAAACCACAGACACCACCGCTTCGGAAACTCACCCCGCCCCCACAGCCACAGCTTCTCCCACGAGCACCAAACCCACTGCCACCAGCAAACCCAGCACACCTACCAAGAAGCCCACCACACCTATCACCACACCCACCACGCCGCGCCCGCCAGCCACAACACGGCCCAAGCCAACACCTACCACGCCCACACCCACCACGGCGAGGCCTACCCAACCAGCTCCCACTTCCACCACACCAACTAGCCCCAACCCCACCTCCACCACTACGCCCAGCGCCCCCACCACGCCCATGCCAACTTGCCGTCCCAACCCCACTGCCAGCCCGACGTGGACCCCTGGTCCAGGGGAACCCACCATCGACTGGACAGAACCTGACCACGCGAAACTGCCTGTCTGTGAGAAGGATCAACTTCCCTTCCCAGCTCCCACAGCTTCCGCCTCCTCAAGGTGACCTGAATAGGCTCAGGGATGTCTCAGAAACGCTTGTAGCAGCGACGCTACCTCCACCGCGTATTCCAATATCCGAGAAGATACGCCGTCAATCTCGATATTGACTTGCCCAGCGCACAGGCGAACTGGGACCAGGGTTCCGTCAAACCGCCACCTGCGGGTAGGTTGGCCCCGAAAAACTTCCATGCACCGGATGTGACTGCTCGATTCCCCCGGTGCCCGCTTTGTGCTGTCTCATCGCCCTTCCCTCACAGGTGGTCGACGAACCAACTCAGGCGGAATCGAGCCAGGAGAAGAAATGCAAGAGTCTGACGAAGTCACCAGGCTAGGGGAGAGCGACACCTCCAACAGGCGCGGGGGTCGACGCAAAGCCCTCGCGATCGGGGCCAGTGCTATCGCAGTTGTCGTGACAGGAGGCCTGGTCGCCGCCGCATTCGCGGATCGAACCGAAACCCCCCGATCCATGCCCCGCGCCAGTAGCACCCCCCACTACGTCGCTCTATCTTCATATGGCTATCCTCTGTCCATCACCGACAGCAAAGTCAAACAAACCCTCAAAGACGCCCAAGGCGCCCTAGCCGGAAATATCACCGCACCACAAAACGCCAACAACTCTGGCCCCATCCCACCCCGAGCCTTGGCCGCCTACCGCCGCGCAGAAGCAGCAGCAAACACCGAATTCCCCCGCTGCCACGCCTCCTGGTGGATGCTCGCAGGCATCGGAAAAATCGCCAGTGACCACGGCGCAGGAACCACCTACGACGCCGCAGGCACCACCGTCGCCCAAATCCGTGGCGTACGCCTGGATGGCCGCAGCATCGGCACCGCCCTGGTTCTTGACACCGACTCCGGAAAACTCGACGGAGACGGCAACTACGACCGACCCATGGGACCACTGCAATTCCTACCAGGCAGCTGGTACCTCGACGCCCACGATGGCAACGCCGACGGCACCGCCAACCCCGACAACATCGACGACGCTGCATTCACCGCCGCCGCCGCGATTTGTCGAGGCGGAGACGACCTCAACAACGCTGAAGGACTCGCCCGCGGCCTCTACCACTACACCAACGACCCAGCCACCGTAGGAGCCATCCTCTCCTGGGGAAACCACTACAAGAACACCCTGCACCCCGACCCAGCCACCTCCGTGCCCTCCACCGGCACCCGGGCACCCAACGTGAGCACCAGCCCTCGCCCCAGCGACAACGACAACACCTCCTCGGGTAAAGAAACGAATAAACCCAAAGGAAAACGTCCCGACATCATCGCCCCGAACGAGCCGCCGGTACCCGGACGCCCCACTCGTCGCCCCACTCCGCCGCGCCCTGAAGGTTCACGGCCCAAACCACCTTCCTCGCCCCAGACCCCCAGACCGCCACGCGACAAAACTCCCGACGACCGCTGGACGCCCCCGCCGCCACGGGACAATGTTCCGCCACCGCCACCCCCGCCGCCGGCGGAAGACGACCCGCCTTACAACCCGCCGGAAGCCTCCCCACCCCGCTCCAAAACCCCTGTAGTACCAGCAAACTCGCAATCTCCAGGGAATCTGAGCGGACAGATTTAAAAAAACCGAAAACTCACTCCGGTCATGCGGTCAACCACTCGTACAGTTGACCGCATGACCGACGCCACCAACCACCGCCTGCGCACCCGACCCGCCCTCGAGGGAGTCGTCTCCTACAAACCCGGCCGCCCCCCTCAGCAGGCAGATGGCGTCGACGCATTCAAAATGAGCAGCAACGAAAACCCTTACCCCCCGCTGCCATCTGTCATCAACGTCATTAACCACGCCGTGGCACACCTCAACCGATACCCCGGCATGGACATGCACGACCTACGCACCGCCCTAGCCACCCGCTGGGACGTCAGCCCCGACCACATCATCCCCGGTGCCGGCAGCTCTGGAGTACTCCAACAACTCGTCACCGCCACTGTAGAAACCGGAAAAGAAGTCATCTACGCCTGGCGCTCCTTCGAGATGTACCCCATCCTCATCGCCCTCGCCGGAGGACGCTCCGTCCAAATACCCCTCCTAGCTGACGGGCGCCACGACCTAGAAGCCATGGCCGCTGCCATCACCCCCGAAACCAGCCTGATCCTGCTCTGCACCCCCAACAACCCCACCGGCCCCATCATCACCCACCGCGAAGCCATCGACTTCCTCGAACGCGTCCCCTCCGATGTGCTCGTCGCCATCGACGAGGCCTATATCGAATTCAACCGAGACCCCGCCGCCATTGACAGCAGCGCCCTCCTACGCAAATACCCCAACGTCATCATCCTGCGTACCTTCAGCAAGGCCTACGGACTTGCTGGCCTACGTATCGGCTACGCAGTCGTCTCACCCGCATCCGCAGACACTCTTACCAAAACGCGCCTGCCATTCGTCGTCACCGATATCGCCCACGACGCTGCAGTCGCCTCTCTAGCCGCCGACGAAGAACTCACCGAACGTGTCGATACCATCGTCGCCGAACGCGAACGCGTAGAAGCAGCCCTGATTGACATGGGCTGGAAATTCCCCCACTCCGAAGCCAACTTCGTCTGGCTTCCCCTCGGCAACGCCACCGAAGCATTCGTCGCCGCCTGCGAAGCAGCCCATCTCACCGTCCGACCCTTCGCCGGTGAAGGCGTGCGCGTCTCCATCGATATCCCCCAAGCCAACGACACATTCCTCACCGTCGCCCGACAATTCGCCGACCAAGGTCTGCTACCCACCGACGCAAGCACGCCCATCACCCGCACCAACTAAAACTCAGGTGGGTAGCCTCGGTTCGTGGCCGAGGCCACCCACCTTGAACCAGGTACCGCTACGCCTCACCAACCTCACCCACAACGTCCTCATCCACGATCGGCGCCGACTCCAATACCCGCCGTATCCAACTGACCATGAACCCGGTGAAACACACCGCCAAAAACACCAACAACACCGCATCTGACACGGCACTCCACCCGGCCACATGCAACACCCCGCCACGCTCCACCACCGACAACTCATTCCCCTGCTGCGGAGCAAACAAACCCGGATCGTGAATCACCCGTATCTGACCACCAGGCCACTGTGCCCGACACACCCCATCCACACACCCCACTGACCGTGCTGTCACAACATCATTGGCC
Proteins encoded:
- the def gene encoding peptide deformylase; amino-acid sequence: MNKLPDPLVEVRRGKRLRITVRGESVLHEPAADVTDFGSKELRELVNDMFATMECANGVGLAATQVGVGLRLFVYDCPDAYEVRHVGHMCNPTYTVLDEDETVTDKEGCLSVPGAFAELTRPTRVRADGFDIRGNPIHLEGVGLFARCLQHEIDHLNGILYVDHLDEDALQGALAESDEKRHETWQEWDENAEDLGKSTGPEVQSANPPATA
- a CDS encoding polysaccharide deacetylase family protein; protein product: METPLNDTPTLTRRAVISGALGLTGLACLSACGTNNKTADQGTKGHNDSSSTQNPTNTPGTPAQMAARTIVPVLCYHQIRDWTSEDTEYTRSILVLPPDRFSAQLDAIKNAGYTTISGDQYHQHITTGAPLPPKPVMLTFDDGKDNQHAHAFRILKEKGMTGTFFIMTVVIGNNGWVTKANIKEMADAGMTIGAHTWDHHRVDQFTQAQLQQQLLGPRQTLEKITGKPVLDLAYPYGVWDADGADLVKKAGYRAAYQLQDKPVDPTRPLYTIRRQLAGATITAENMPKTLQGFATAGKDPRYSG
- the hisC gene encoding histidinol-phosphate transaminase, whose translation is MTDATNHRLRTRPALEGVVSYKPGRPPQQADGVDAFKMSSNENPYPPLPSVINVINHAVAHLNRYPGMDMHDLRTALATRWDVSPDHIIPGAGSSGVLQQLVTATVETGKEVIYAWRSFEMYPILIALAGGRSVQIPLLADGRHDLEAMAAAITPETSLILLCTPNNPTGPIITHREAIDFLERVPSDVLVAIDEAYIEFNRDPAAIDSSALLRKYPNVIILRTFSKAYGLAGLRIGYAVVSPASADTLTKTRLPFVVTDIAHDAAVASLAADEELTERVDTIVAERERVEAALIDMGWKFPHSEANFVWLPLGNATEAFVAACEAAHLTVRPFAGEGVRVSIDIPQANDTFLTVARQFADQGLLPTDASTPITRTN
- a CDS encoding glycine--tRNA ligase translates to MQDALIKLNEYWTEKGCLTWQPNNTEVGAGTMNAATVLRVLGPEPWDVAYVEPSVRPDDSRYGENPNRLQTHTQYQVILKPEPGDPQELYLGSLEAIGIDLDAHDVRFVEDNWAQPAIGAWGLGWEVWLDGMEITQFTYFQQVGGQTLDPIPVELTYGMERIIMAQQGVTDFKDIVYAIKPNGEHITYADVFLQQEYEMSRYYIDEADVEANHALYEHYVAEAQRMIDARLPVPAHQYVLKSSHAFNIQDSRGAISTTERAKAFGTMRRLMRDTAALWIERREELGLPLMRETPRSEFTREPLDTTTLPSTPQTLAVEIGVEELPPHVLPQTIDAVREALTTKLAATRLSHGDITVEGTPRRIVAIINDLAAVEPDAEQLRKGPKWSAAFDAEANPTRALQGFMRGQGVTEEQIIKASIGGNDHAAVAVKIAGRGVLEVASEIITETIESLRAEKNMRWNDPNLSFSRAIRWLVALWGSSVVPVDVSNVHSGRRTYLQRTTASTAFTGRRADGAAVGWVDIPDANALTSTICAGHIELSTQARRDAIIEQATALAAEVGGTIDFDTYAELVDEITNLVEDPHGVLGHFDERYLDLPEKVLVTVMRKHQRYLPVYGPDGTLKPHFVTIANGLCDDNVVRAGNESVIRARYEDALFFWNSDLAEDTLESFIPGLEKLTFENRLGSVGMRARRIADVATALSTRLELADTERDTLTRAGTLAKFDLASKMVVEMSSLAGFVAREYARIKGETEAVATALAEMEEPHTSADPVPATLPGSLLALGDRFDLLAAMFAVGAKPTGSSDPYGLRRAALGVVRILREAAGTPLAGITIADGLAAALERLREQGIEPVDGADQAALDFTIGRYAQLLRDEGIPAEVITAILPAANAPGRAAVLLNQITELMNSDSTSHEFADVVATMVRIVRIIPAGTNAGIDHDHLNEPAEKALANEVQSLQSAGDCPASSSLTDFVHSAGTLVTTAATFFDDILVMAQDPAVKAARLGLLASVLDLAPEGIDWKAVDIALTQRG
- a CDS encoding NAD(P)-dependent oxidoreductase; amino-acid sequence: MKVLLPVEYTGPAPIFPAGSGVEVVRYSGSGGVPPQHRDAQVLVVWGQGAQLLADAAATMTDLQLVQALAAGPDAVLAAGFGEDVTVCAGVGLHDRPVAEHALALVLALLRQLPQAWVSQERCEWNDDIGGVQTMRREDGRATTLIGARVTVWGFGSIGQTLAPVLRALGAEVTGVARSAGERAGFPVVTSDEFASVLPRTDVLVMVLPHSASTVKALDAGVIDLLPDTALVVNVGRGSTVDEDALVAALRQGRLGGAALDVASVEPLPSHSPLWSAPNVFITPHAAGGRPLGADELIVQNVMALRQGRPLRNVCHTPSGM
- a CDS encoding lytic transglycosylase domain-containing protein, giving the protein MLGGFARNRKNHEDRAADAHHAKTTSDHNLNETSTPATPNTKIIKLTRGHISGVVAGLAAAGIVTTGVLSVGAATTTPPPATSPATSTSPATTPSGHPLTPVEAAQLIQAAMKTASAAAVPPASKVTAAPVNGTIPARMVLAYKRGEYLAAKRAPSCKMPWWLLAGIGRVESGHASNGDVDANGVTRTRILGPRLDGQTPGIARINDTDHGALDGDTLFDRAVGPMQFIPGTWNAGAGTDGNADGTANPSQVDDAAASAALYLCGGGGKMTNSTDLAKAILRYNNSSQYVQDVIAGAMAYRDGRVPVTPPREVHAVPSKTTDTTASETHPAPTATASPTSTKPTATSKPSTPTKKPTTPITTPTTPRPPATTRPKPTPTTPTPTTARPTQPAPTSTTPTSPNPTSTTTPSAPTTPMPTCRPNPTASPTWTPGPGEPTIDWTEPDHAKLPVCEKDQLPFPAPTASASSR